The Megasphaera elsdenii DSM 20460 genome includes the window CGGTCATTGCCAATCGCCTGCACGCCCTCATCTTTTCGGCCATCATGCAGGTGCCGGCGACGGCCGTGTCGTATGACCCGAAAATCGACAGTTTCATCAACCTCATCGGCGATAAGGTCTGCGGTACGACGGAAGACGTCGAGGCGGCAGATATCGTCGCCGACGTGACGAAAAAATTATCTCTCGGCCATTTGGCACCGGAAATCAAGGCCCGCCTCAATCACCTGCGGCGCCAGTCCCTGCGCAATGCCTATCTGGCCCTGCGTATCCTGGAAGGGCGCAAGGGCGTCCGCAAGCGCCTGCAACAGCATCGGAGGTCTTTATGATTGAATTAAAGAACGTATCCAAGGTCTATGACAATGGTTCCATTGCCCTGGACCACGTATCGCTCCATATCGGCAAGGGCGAATTTGTCTTCGTCGTCGGTGCCAGCGGGGCCGGCAAGTCGACGCTCATCAAGCTCTTGTCCCATGAAGAACTGCCCTCGCGGGGGTCGGTCTTCGTCAACGGCATCGAAGTCAATAAACTGGCCAAGAGCCGCGTGCCCTACTTGCGCCGCAAAATGGGCATCGTCTTCCAGGACTTCCGCCTCCTGCCCAATAAGACGGCCCAGGAAAACGTGGCCTTTGCCATGGAAGTCATCGAAGCGCCGCGGCGCCTCATCCGCCGCCGTGTCCGGGACGTCCTCGACCTGGTCGGCCTGGTGGGCAAAGCCGACGCCCTGCCGCGGAACCTCAGCGGCGGCGAACAGCAGCGCGTGGCCATTGCCAGGGCCATCGTCAACCGGCCGCTGCTGCTCATTGCCGATGAACCGACGGGGAACCTGGACCCGGAAACGTCGCAGGACATTATGGAAGTCTTCAAGAAAATCAACCACATGGGGACGACGGTCCTCATGGTGACCCATGATAAGACCCTCGTCGACATGATGAACAAGCGGGTCATCGAAATCGACGGCGGCAAAGTCGTCCGCGATGAACAGAAGGGGGGATACGACGATGAAACTTAGGACCATGCGCTATTACATGGCCGAAGCGCTCCAGTCGTTCTGGCGCAACCGCTTCATGTCCATCGCCTCTATCGCTACCGTCGCCTTGTCGCTGTTCATCCTGGGCCTTTTCCTGACCCTCGTGGCCAACCTCGATTACTTCGCCGAGAACCTGGAAAGCCAGGTCGAGATCACGGTCTACCTCAAAGACGACGTGAGCCAGAAGGACATCGACAGCGTCGGCCGCCGCCTGAGCGCCCTGCCCGACGTGAAGTCCGTTGCCTTTACCGATAAGGACCAGGCCATGGATATCCTCAAGGAACGCATGAAGGACCAGCCGGGTATCCTCGACGCCCTGGACGGCAAGAATCCCCTGCCCAGTTCGTATGAAGTGACCTTTACGGAACCGGAAGCCGTGCGCCGGACGGCGGACATCGTTTCCGATTATCCCGAAGTCGAAGGGACTCATTACGGCCAGGAAATCGTCGAACAGCTTTTCCAGATTACGCGCATCATCCGCTGGGGCGGCATTGCCTTGATCATTTTCCTGACCCTGGCCATGCTGTTCATCATTTCCAATACGATCCGCCTGACCGTCTTCGCCCGGCGCAAGGAAATCGCCATCATGAAATACGTCGGCGCGACGAACTGGTTCATCCGCTGGCCGTTCCTCCTGGAAGGGCTGCTCCTGGGCTTCATCGGCGGCGTCCTGGCTGACCTGGCCTTGTGGCAGTTCTATGGATTCGCCGTCACGGCCATCCATCAGTCCCTGGCCTTCCTGCCCATGGTCAGTGTCTATCCCTTTATGTACCGCACGGCGGCCATCCTCCTGGTCATCAGTATGATCATCGGCGCCTTGGGCAGTACGATTTCGCTGAAACGATATATGAAGGTGTAATATGGTAAGAAAATACATTATCCTGGCCGTAACGGCAGCCCTGTTGTCGCCGTGCCTCCTGTCCTTTGCTGACGATGACCTGCAGGACCAGCTGGACGACGTCCAGACCCGCATGGCCGAGCAGAGCGAAAAGAAGGCCCAGGCCCAAATGGTCATCGACAACGTCAGCGACAAGCTCTATGAAATCCAGAAGAGCCTGGAAGCGGCCCAGGGCGAATATCGGACGGTAACGGCTGACCTGGCGGCGACAGAAGAAAAAATAGCCGCGACTCAGGCCGAGCTCGACGAGAACCGGGCCCGCCTGGAGAAGCGGGAGAAAGTCTTTACCAGGCGCATCCGAGACGTCTACATGCATGGCCAGCTGAGCTACCTCGACGTCGTCCTCGGCGCCAAGGACTTCAGCGACTTCTCGAACCGCCTGGAGCTCTTGCGCCGCGTCGTCGATGCCGATATTTCCCTTATTTCCGACATCCGCCGGGAACGGGCGGCCATCGAAGCGGCCCAGAAAGAGTTAGAAGTACAGCGCGACCGCCAGACCAAACTGCGCGATGAAGCGAAGGCCAAGCGCGACGAAATCGCATCGCATAAAGAAGAACAACAGGCTGTCCTCTACCAGGCTCAGACCGATAAGGCGACGGCAGAAAAGGCTTATGCCGAATATCAGCAGGCTTCCCAGTCCATTGCCGAGATGCTGCGCCAGCGGGCTCCGGCCGCTCCCGACAGCAGCGACCAGGGCGAAAGCAGTGATGCCGGCAGCTCCCAGCCTTCCGGCGGGGGAGGGACCGGTGCCATGATCTGGCCCGTCAACGGCGTCATCACTTCGCCTTACGGCTATCGGACTCATCCCATCTTCGGGACGACCATCTACCATAGCGGTATCGACATCGGCGTCGATTATGGGACCCCTGTCCAGGCCGCCGACGGCGGGACTGTCGTCGAAGCCGGCTGGGTCAGCGGCTATGGCTATGCCGTCGTCATCGACCACGGCAACGGCCTGTCGACCTTGTACGGCCACAATCAGGAACTCGCCGTTTCCGCCGGCCAGAGCGTCTCTCAGGGCCAGGTCATCGCCTATGCCGGCTCGACAGGCAACTCCACCGGCCCTCACGTCCACTTCGAAGTCCGCGCCAACGGCGACCCCGTCGATCCGCAGGGATATGTTTGAGGTATGAAGTTTGATACACTATACAAGGAGGCACCATAATGGGGAAGCGTAGTTTACGGCAGACGTGGGAGAACGTCCGCCGGCCGCTGGGGTATGTCTGCAGCGGTATGATTATCATGATTGTCGCCATGGTTGGCCTCTTTTGGTATTATACCGGCCGGCCTTCGTCGATGTTCGAGTTTTTCCGGACGCTGGAGATCATCGAAAGCCATTACGCCGAAGATGTCGATAAAAACGCCATCTTTGACGGGGCCTTGAAGGGCATGGTCAGCACGCTGGGGGATAAACATTCGACCTATCTCGGCGGCGACTTGTATAAAGATTTTTCTGCCCAGATGAGCGGCACCTATGCCGGTATCGGCGTCTACATCGCATCGACCGATGACGGCATCCTCATCGCCGGCGTCATGGAAGGCAGTCCGGCTGAAGAAGCGGGCCTCCAGCGCGGCGATATCCTGGTATCCATTGATGGGACGTCTGTCGCAGACTATAAGCTGGAAGATGTGTCCCAGCGCATCCGCGGTCCTGTCGATACCAGCGTCGACCTCGTCGTCCGCCGCGATGGCGAAGAACAATCTTTCACTGTCCAGCGCCGCCAGATCCACGTGCCGACCGTGGCCGGCAAGATGGTCGACGGTACGGATGTCGGTTATATCCGCGTCGCCGTCTTCAGTGAGGGCACAGCCGATGATTTCACGAAAGAATTTACCAAGCTCCGTGAACAGGGCATGAATAAGCTCATCCTCGACTTGCGCGACAACCCGGGCGGCATCGTCGAACAGGCTGTCGGCGTGGCCAGCAATTTTGTGCCGCCTGACAGCACCATCGTGTCCTATACGGAACAAGATGGCAAAGTGGACCAGTACACGGCCCAGGGGACGGAGGACCCCATTCCCCTTGTCGTCCTGGTCAATGAAAATTCGGCCAGCGCTTCGGAAATCATCGCCGGTGCCGTCCAGGATATGAAGCTCGGCCCCATCGTCGGCGTCAAGACCTACGGCAAGGGGACCGTCCAGGGCGTCTTCCCTGTCGATTCCTCGTCAGCTGTCAAAGTGACCGTCGCCAAGTATCGGACGACCAATGGCCGCGAAATCGACGGCGTCGGCATCGAGCCCGATGTCGTCGTCCCCCTGACCCCGTCGGACCCGGAAGACAGCCAATTTGAAAAGGCTTTGGAAATTATTCGGGAAAAATGACTTTACAGATGGGCAAATATGCTTTAAAATTTGATAGTAACGTCAATTAGATATTTTTGGACAGATAGACAGGAGACATGGTATATGTATGCTGTGTCTCTTTCTGTATCCGCATGTATTCCTATGAGGTGAAATATGTTTATAGACAGAGCAAGAATTTTTGTACAGTCCGGCAAGGGCGGCGACGGCATGAGCAGCTTCCGTCACGAAAAGTTCGTCCCCAAGGGTGGACCGAATGGCGGTGACGGCGGTCAGGGCGGCAACGTCGTCCTCGTCGCCGACCGCAACGTCAATACCCTCGTCGACTTCCGCTTCCGCCGCCTGTTCAAGGCCAAACCCGGCGGCAAGGGCGAAGGCAGCAACAAGTACGGCCGCAACGCCGAAGATTTAGTCATCACCGTCCCCTTGGGGACCATCGTCAAGGACGAAGAAACGGGTCAGGTCATGGCCGACTTATCCCGTGACGGCCAGCGGGCCATCGTCGCCAAAGGCGGCCGCGGCGGCCGCGGCAACTGGCATTTCCGCACCAGTGCCAACCGGACGCCGACCTTTGCCGAACGGGGGGAACCGGGGGAAGAACGGTGGCTGCGCCTGGAATTGAAAGTCCTGGCTGACGTCGGTCTCCTGGGCTATCCCAGCGTCGGCAAGTCGAGCATCCTGCGCAAGGTGTCGGCAGCTCAGCCGGAAGTGGCTGCGTACCATTTCACGACGCTCAACCCTATTCTGGGTGTCGTCAACCTGCCGGATCACCGCAGCTTCGTCATGGCCGATATTCCCGGCCTCATCGACGGCGCCAGTGAAGGCGTCGGCCTGGGCCACGATTTCCTGCGCCACATCGAACGGACGAAGATCCTCATCCACGTCATCGACGTATCGGGCATCGAAGGCCGCGACCCCATCGAAGACTATGAAAAAATCAACGCGGAACTGGCGAAATACAGTGAAAAACTGTCGCGCAAGCAGCAAATCGTAGCGGCCAATAAAATCGACCTCCTCGGCGATTCGGACAACCTGGAACGGCTCATGGACTACATGGCCGCCCACGGCGTCGAAGTCTATCCCATCTGCGCCATGACTGGCGAAGGCATGGACAAGCTCTTGGAACGGGTTTGGACGATGCTGGAAGAATACGTGGAAGAACCGGACGAAACGACGGAAGAAGTCGTCTATAAAGCCCAGAACAAGCCGGACTTTGAAGTCAAGCGCGACGACGACGGCGCCTTCGTTATCACCGGCGCCCGCATCGAAAACCTCGTCGCCATGACCAACTTCGATGACGACCAGTCCCTGCGCCGTTTCCAGCGCATCTGGCGCTACATGGAACTGGACAAGCTCCTCCAGGAACACGGCATCCAGGACGGCAACACCGTCCGCATCTATTCCATGGAATTTGAATACCACAAATGACGCAGGCCGCCAATGGCTCCCCTGATAGGGGAGCCATTGTAGGGGCTCGCACGTGGCGAGCCCGCCTGAGTCCGGCGGTAACGCACCAGGCCTCCGTAGGGGCTCGCATGTGGCGAGCCCGCAGAGTCCGGCGGTAACGCCCCCGGCACCCCGTAGGGGCCGCCCAAAGGGCGGCCCGCCTGAATCCTACTTGTTTTACATAATAATGAACCTAAGGAGATCCATATGAACAATAAAGATAAGAAGCAACTCAAGGGCATGGCCAGCCTCATGCCGGCTGTCGTCCAGATCGGCAAGGACGGCCTCAGCGATGCTGTCATCGACAGCGCCCGGGCTGCCATTACGGCGCGGGAACTGATCAAGGCCCACGTCCTCAACAACGCCAATCTGCCGACGAAGGAAACCATGGAAGATTTGGCCGACATGCTCGGCGCCGAACTCATCCAGGTCATCGGCCACTACGGCGTCTTATTCAAGAAGAAAGACAAGAAATCTCATTTCGAATTTATTAAAGATTAGGACGTGAGGCTTTGTGAACAGTACAAGCAGGGACTTCGGCCAGAAGAAACGCATCGTCGTCAAGGTCGGGTCCAGCACCATTTCCCATGCGACGGGGAAACTGAACTACCAGCGCATGGAACACCTGGTCCGGGAACTGGCGGACCTCCAGAACCAGGGCAAGCAGATGATCCTCGTCAGCTCCGGCGCCACCAACGCCGGCCTGGCACCCCTCCATATGGACCACCGGCCCCGGTCGATCCGGGAAAAGCAGGCCCTCGCCGCCGTCGGCCAGGGCGTCCTCATGCATACGTATGAACGGTTTTTCCGCGAATACGGCCAGGTCGTCGGCCAGGTCCTCCTGACCCGCATGGATTCCCAGGACCGGAGCAAATTCATGAACTCCCGCAACGCCTTGCTGACCCTGCTCGACATGGGCGTCATTCCCATCATCAATGAAAATGACGTCGTCGCCGTCGACGAATACAAAATCGGCGACAACGACACCTTGTCGGCCATGGTCAGCGGCCTCGTCGATGCGGACCTGCTCATCCTCTTATCCGATATTGACGGTCTCTATACGGACAACCCGCGGACCCATGCCGATGCCAAGATCATCCCCGTCGTCGACAACATCGACAAGCACATCTATGAAATCGCCGGCGACGCCGGCTCCAGCATGGGCACCGGCGGCATGTACACGAAAATCCAGGCGGCCTCCATTGCTACCGCCGCCGACGTGGACATGGTCATCGCTTCGGGCAGTGAAGACGGCATCATCAGCCGCATCTGCGCCGGTGAGGAAGTGGGGACGCTGTTCAAAGCCAAGGAAACGCCGCTACATTCGAAGAAACGCTGGCTCGTATCGGGCAGCAAGGCCCAGGGCCGGCTCATCGTCGACGAAGGCTGCCGCAACGCCATCATCGACCGCGGTTCCAGCCTCCTGCCCGTCGGCATCACCGCCGTCGAAGGTATCTTTGACGAAGGGGACATCGTCAGCGTCGTCTACGACGGCCTGACCATTGCCAAGGGCATCAGCAACTACAGCAGCGTCAACATCAATGCCATCAAGGGCCTGCAGTCCGCCGACATTCCCAAGGTCCTCGGCCACAATGGCATTTATGAGGAAGTCATTCATCGCGACAATCTCGTCGCCATGTATTAGAAGGGGGTATTTTCCATGATATCCGAAGTATTCCGTAAAGGCCGCGATGCCAAAGAAGCCTCGTATGCCCTGGCTGCGACATCGACGGCAGCAAAGAATCAGGCCCTGGCGGCCATTGCCGACGGCCTGGTCGCCCATGAAGACGATATCCTGGCGGCCAACGCCGTCGACTTGAAGCGGGCCCGGGAAAAGGGCATGGCCGAAGCCATGGTCGACCGCCTGACTTTGACCAAGGACCGCATCGCCGCCATGGCCGAAGGCGTCCGCCAGGTCATCGACCTGCCTGACCCGGCCGGCGTCGTCCTCGACGAATGGGACCGCCCGAACGGCCTGCACATCCGCAAGGTCAGCGTGCCCTTAGGGGTCATCGCCATCATTTATGAATCGCGGCCCAACGTCACCGTCGACGCAGCCGTCCTCTGCGTCAAAGCCGGCAACGCCTGCGTCCTCCGCGGCGGCAGCGAAGCCATCGCGTCCAATACGGCCCTGGCTAACGTCATCCGCGAAGGCCTGGCCAAAGCCGGTCTCCCGGCCGATGCCGTGAACCTCATCGAAAATACGGACCGGGCTTTGGTCAAGGAACTGCTGACCTTGCGCCGGTACATCGACCTGGCCATTCCCCGCGGCGGTGCCGGCCTGATCCGCATGGTCGTCGATACGGCGACAGTACCCTGCATCGAAACGGGCAGCGGCGTCTGCCACGTCTACGTCGATAAAGACGCCGACCTGGACATGGCCGTCCACATCGTCGAAAACGCCAAAGTTTCGCGGCCGTCGACGTGCAACGCCATGGAAACGCTCCTGGTCCACCGCGATGTGGCCGATGCCTTCCTCAAGAAGCTGGCACCGGTCATGGAAGCGGACCGCGTCGAACTGCGCGGTGACGACGAAGCCTGCCAGTCGAGTGCCATGAAGGCGGCCAGCGAGGAAGACTGGGCGACGGAATACAATGCCCTCATCATGTCGGTCAAGGTCGTCGGCTCCCTCCAGGAAGCACTGGACCACATCCGCCGCTTCAGTACCCATCATTCCGAAGCCATCATTACGGAAAATAAGGCGACAGCTGCCGCTTTCCAGGCGGCTGTCGATTC containing:
- the obgE gene encoding GTPase ObgE, yielding MFIDRARIFVQSGKGGDGMSSFRHEKFVPKGGPNGGDGGQGGNVVLVADRNVNTLVDFRFRRLFKAKPGGKGEGSNKYGRNAEDLVITVPLGTIVKDEETGQVMADLSRDGQRAIVAKGGRGGRGNWHFRTSANRTPTFAERGEPGEERWLRLELKVLADVGLLGYPSVGKSSILRKVSAAQPEVAAYHFTTLNPILGVVNLPDHRSFVMADIPGLIDGASEGVGLGHDFLRHIERTKILIHVIDVSGIEGRDPIEDYEKINAELAKYSEKLSRKQQIVAANKIDLLGDSDNLERLMDYMAAHGVEVYPICAMTGEGMDKLLERVWTMLEEYVEEPDETTEEVVYKAQNKPDFEVKRDDDGAFVITGARIENLVAMTNFDDDQSLRRFQRIWRYMELDKLLQEHGIQDGNTVRIYSMEFEYHK
- a CDS encoding murein hydrolase activator EnvC family protein, which codes for MVRKYIILAVTAALLSPCLLSFADDDLQDQLDDVQTRMAEQSEKKAQAQMVIDNVSDKLYEIQKSLEAAQGEYRTVTADLAATEEKIAATQAELDENRARLEKREKVFTRRIRDVYMHGQLSYLDVVLGAKDFSDFSNRLELLRRVVDADISLISDIRRERAAIEAAQKELEVQRDRQTKLRDEAKAKRDEIASHKEEQQAVLYQAQTDKATAEKAYAEYQQASQSIAEMLRQRAPAAPDSSDQGESSDAGSSQPSGGGGTGAMIWPVNGVITSPYGYRTHPIFGTTIYHSGIDIGVDYGTPVQAADGGTVVEAGWVSGYGYAVVIDHGNGLSTLYGHNQELAVSAGQSVSQGQVIAYAGSTGNSTGPHVHFEVRANGDPVDPQGYV
- a CDS encoding YhbY family RNA-binding protein; translation: MNNKDKKQLKGMASLMPAVVQIGKDGLSDAVIDSARAAITARELIKAHVLNNANLPTKETMEDLADMLGAELIQVIGHYGVLFKKKDKKSHFEFIKD
- the ftsX gene encoding permease-like cell division protein FtsX, producing the protein MKLRTMRYYMAEALQSFWRNRFMSIASIATVALSLFILGLFLTLVANLDYFAENLESQVEITVYLKDDVSQKDIDSVGRRLSALPDVKSVAFTDKDQAMDILKERMKDQPGILDALDGKNPLPSSYEVTFTEPEAVRRTADIVSDYPEVEGTHYGQEIVEQLFQITRIIRWGGIALIIFLTLAMLFIISNTIRLTVFARRKEIAIMKYVGATNWFIRWPFLLEGLLLGFIGGVLADLALWQFYGFAVTAIHQSLAFLPMVSVYPFMYRTAAILLVISMIIGALGSTISLKRYMKV
- a CDS encoding glutamate-5-semialdehyde dehydrogenase: MISEVFRKGRDAKEASYALAATSTAAKNQALAAIADGLVAHEDDILAANAVDLKRAREKGMAEAMVDRLTLTKDRIAAMAEGVRQVIDLPDPAGVVLDEWDRPNGLHIRKVSVPLGVIAIIYESRPNVTVDAAVLCVKAGNACVLRGGSEAIASNTALANVIREGLAKAGLPADAVNLIENTDRALVKELLTLRRYIDLAIPRGGAGLIRMVVDTATVPCIETGSGVCHVYVDKDADLDMAVHIVENAKVSRPSTCNAMETLLVHRDVADAFLKKLAPVMEADRVELRGDDEACQSSAMKAASEEDWATEYNALIMSVKVVGSLQEALDHIRRFSTHHSEAIITENKATAAAFQAAVDSAAVYVNASTRFTDGFEFGFGAEIGISTQKLHVRGPMGLEALVSYKYLVDGNGQIR
- a CDS encoding S41 family peptidase, with protein sequence MGKRSLRQTWENVRRPLGYVCSGMIIMIVAMVGLFWYYTGRPSSMFEFFRTLEIIESHYAEDVDKNAIFDGALKGMVSTLGDKHSTYLGGDLYKDFSAQMSGTYAGIGVYIASTDDGILIAGVMEGSPAEEAGLQRGDILVSIDGTSVADYKLEDVSQRIRGPVDTSVDLVVRRDGEEQSFTVQRRQIHVPTVAGKMVDGTDVGYIRVAVFSEGTADDFTKEFTKLREQGMNKLILDLRDNPGGIVEQAVGVASNFVPPDSTIVSYTEQDGKVDQYTAQGTEDPIPLVVLVNENSASASEIIAGAVQDMKLGPIVGVKTYGKGTVQGVFPVDSSSAVKVTVAKYRTTNGREIDGVGIEPDVVVPLTPSDPEDSQFEKALEIIREK
- the proB gene encoding glutamate 5-kinase, translating into MNSTSRDFGQKKRIVVKVGSSTISHATGKLNYQRMEHLVRELADLQNQGKQMILVSSGATNAGLAPLHMDHRPRSIREKQALAAVGQGVLMHTYERFFREYGQVVGQVLLTRMDSQDRSKFMNSRNALLTLLDMGVIPIINENDVVAVDEYKIGDNDTLSAMVSGLVDADLLILLSDIDGLYTDNPRTHADAKIIPVVDNIDKHIYEIAGDAGSSMGTGGMYTKIQAASIATAADVDMVIASGSEDGIISRICAGEEVGTLFKAKETPLHSKKRWLVSGSKAQGRLIVDEGCRNAIIDRGSSLLPVGITAVEGIFDEGDIVSVVYDGLTIAKGISNYSSVNINAIKGLQSADIPKVLGHNGIYEEVIHRDNLVAMY
- the ftsE gene encoding cell division ATP-binding protein FtsE — encoded protein: MIELKNVSKVYDNGSIALDHVSLHIGKGEFVFVVGASGAGKSTLIKLLSHEELPSRGSVFVNGIEVNKLAKSRVPYLRRKMGIVFQDFRLLPNKTAQENVAFAMEVIEAPRRLIRRRVRDVLDLVGLVGKADALPRNLSGGEQQRVAIARAIVNRPLLLIADEPTGNLDPETSQDIMEVFKKINHMGTTVLMVTHDKTLVDMMNKRVIEIDGGKVVRDEQKGGYDDET